The genomic segment GCTTCAATTATTGATTGCCTAACCAGTTCCATACTCCTCCCTTCTCGGAATAGTCTCCAAGCCTAATAAACAAAACCATGTTACCAATAGCAGATTTGGTATCTAGAACTAAGAAATGTTTCCATTGACACAATGTTCTCTAGACTCTGAGATCCAAATCCAAAAAGAGATGTGTGTCCGACATGCTTAACCTTCTcagaattgttttcttttcaatacttcttcatttcttttatcaatttaaGGCGTACTATCAGTAGACATGACCAAGCCTATGGAAACCTGACACAGGTTTTAGAGTAAAGAGAAATGATGAGTCGAAGTAATATAGTTTTGACACTTACATGCCCTAGAAGGTTGAGACTGTGTTCAGGATGACTGAACCCCCTGTTCCTATATCCACTCACTATCTCTAGCACCAATACACCAAAGCTGAAGACATCCGATTTTACCGAGTAGAGCCCTTCAATTGCATACTCTGGGGAAATGTAGCCACTGCATGTATTCAACGAATGTTAAGGTTGCATTTGCAGAAAATGAAGGTAAAATCATATCACTTACTATGTTCCAGCCACTTTAATGGTATTGGCTTCAATTTCATTTCCTCCAAAACTTCTAGCCAGGCCAAAGTCTGAAATCTTTGGGTTCAATTCATAATCCAGTAGAATATTGCTGGCTTTCAGGTCCCTATGAATTACTCTTAGACGTGAATCTTGATGAAGATAAAGAAGTCCACGAGCTATTCCATTGATGATGTTGTACCGTGTTGGCCAATCTAGTAGCGTGTCCTCTGTTTCATCTGCACAATTTTTTCTCAGGTCAGTACATTATGGTCCATAAATGtgtatgaaagaaaacaaaacagctTGTGATGATTAACACttgaaaaatttgaaattataatctcaaataaataaggtCGCAGGTGTGACAAAGAAAGTGGAGAAGATACTTCCCACCAATCCTTTGTCATAAAGGCTATAAAGGAAGCTCAACAAATGGTTGTTTTTGGTGCTGATGGCGGCCTCCTTTTCATCAGAATtaccaaacttaattttaggtCTTTTCTCAAAGCAGTTCTCACATAGACTTGTTTTTGGTATTACTACAAAGTCGGTGATAAAGAAGTATGATTATTAGCATGGATTTGTACAGGTTTTGAGAGATTCTTACTGAAAATGTAGAAGTCCAAACTTTTGTTTGGCAGGAACTCATAGATTAACATCTTTTCATCTCCCTCAAAGCAGCATCCTAGAAGCTGCACGAGATTCCGGTGCTGAAATTTCACAATATACTCAACTTCAGTCTTGAACTCGCCAATTCCTTGTCTCGAATTCTTAGAGAGCCTCTTCACAGCAATTTCTCTCCCATCTGTTAATGTTCCCTGCCAAAAATCACTCGCTATCAAAAGTAAATCATACTTTGTCTTGTGAAAGTTGGGAATCATGATGGGATGTTGCATATTACTAGCAAACCGCATCTGTTGGAACTCTTTCCAAACGGAAAGCTTTTTTCAGTCATGTGGTGATATGAGTTTATATCATGAATTTGGAAACCATCAAGATATTGTTTACAGATTAGTACCTTGTAAACAGACCCAAAACCCCCTTCTCCGAGTTTATTGTCAGCAGAAAAATTATCTGTTGCACAAGCTAAAGCATCCAAATCAAACAATGGTAGTTTTAGATCTTCCTTTTTGTGCTTGTTGTTTGACCTTCTTTCCAAAGCACCAGTACTTTGTCCTGCAAGCAGAACTGGtgtgtaaataaaaaagaagcaggAGATCTCTATTCTTTGTTATAATCAAATTTCTTGAAGACAAAGCATAACAATTTGCGAGCACCTTGGAATACTCAAAATCAAATTCTCAATAAGGTAAAGCTCCGTTATGTAAATCGAGGGATGGGGCGATAGAAGTGGTTAGATGTTCATGCTATGCAGATATATACCTTTTTCCTGATGCTTCCTTCTCCAAACATACAAGACCAAAACCAGTCCAAGGAGAAAAATTCCTGTAGACAAAGTgcttattatgattattttcttCACATTGGAGTTGGCATTGATCTCTGCACCGTCACCATTATCTGCACCGTATCAGagagaaattgaagttaaaaaacTATAACAGGAAATGCAAAATGGCCATTGTATGTTTTTGGTTGGTAATTACTAATTAGAATGGGTGGGAAATTTTCTTCAGGTGATGGAATCCTTCCACTTCAGTTATCAAATCAATCTATGATGTTAGAAAGTGATAACTGATTCgtaaattttaatgtttcatGTCATGTGATGTTCTGTAAAACCACAATAGGATGACCTGAAACAAGAGGAGGAGGCAGAAAATTTGCTTTTAATGCCATTTGATTTCTATGTTACCTATTGCTTGATCAAATTTAGTATTAGAACCAATCATTTAGGCAGTTAGCTAGTCAATAAATGACACTCTACAATTacgaaattttgaattttgtagtCTGAGGATAAATCGATACCTAGTTCTGATGCAGCCATCCTGATATAAATATTTTGCTCGTTTTCAGAAAACCTTCTATTATCAATGAGGTCACCAAACCAGAGCAAGCATCCACTTCCTCCACCCCTGATGTCCATATTTGAATATGCTGTACAGCTGCAGTTCTTCAAGCACGTGTTCTTGCATTCCTCAAGATCCAAACTCTTGTCAAACCATGACTCTTTTGTCTCAGGCATCTTCACTCCAGAGAGTTTTCGAAACCCATCTCCAGAACAATTAAGCGGAGTCCTTCTAACACAGCCACTTGACCATACTGTCACGGCCCAGTCTGTTGGAACTTTTGGTACGAACCCATCGAAGCATTCACACACTGGAGAGCTTTGAATATTACATAAACCGTTTGCACCACAGAGTGCATAGCGATCACAATTATCTGTGTTCGCTGTTTCATAAAGCAACCAACTTTGCGTTTGCTCAATCCAAGCGAGGCTCGGGATATCGCCATTCTGATCTGTCATGAACCTCCAAAGCATTGACTTATCAACAAGACTTTCTCTGTAGAATATCTCCTCCTCACTaataacaaattcaaatttgtaTATGGGATTTGGTTTCAAGTTAGGTATCCCACTGAACCGCAAGCCATCCCATGGCCCTGATCTGTACTTCATTTTTGAACCTTGCTTCAGAACTAACTCAGGATATCCGTGAGGAATAAGTATACAAGTAAAGTTACCTCTGGAAGGATCATCTGGTGACTTCCACGATGTCATGTACCACTCCATGCCTGTTATTCTATTCCTTCCTAGCTTCATGCCTGGCAATATTGTATCAGTTGGATGTTCAAAACTCTGCCACAAGGAATTTTCCAGGCTATCACCCTGCTCTTTCACAACAAGGTTTCCTGAATCCAGAAGTTGAGCAGCTGGATTAGAAGCAGATCTCGATGAGTTGGAAGACCAAATTATGGTCCCATTCTGATTGAGAATGACAAGAATTCCCAAGTCAGTTAGCCTTAAAAGACCTGATGAATCATTAAGGGGTGTCTCTCTATTGGCAACCCAAACTATAGTCTTGACAGGTATCTTGCCATACCATATCCCTACGTATCGGTTCTTGGATTCTCCAGGGCTGAAAAATCCCAACACATAGGTTCCTTCAGCTGAAACTATGGTATCACCATCTCTAATGGAGTGAGTTGTGTTTATGGTGTCAATAGCAGTTGCTGTGTCTACAATAAGCAATAAAGAGGAGCAAAAAAGAAGCACAAGAATGCAATGTTCCGCTGGTactctcattgtttttttttccctgtagcTCACGTTTTGATACTGATGGCTTCTATAGATGATGAAAATGTTCTTGCGAAAAACGGCATATTTGAGGGCACAAGTGGTCTGCTTTGAGATGAGCGGAGTTAGGTGGGACGTCCCTTCGTAGAAAAACCGCAGACTATGCAACTCTGttctaaattaaaatcaatatggCAATTTACTCATCGAAACAAGATATTTTAATGCAAGTGATTTGTCCAATCATTTCGTCCTTGTActcttaaaacttttttattgaattccGTCAATggcttttgatttgattgaataccTATGATGTGGCCTTTCTTTGAAGTTTACTATTGAGtccatttttaattataaaaaaaaacatgtaaaaatatatttttttaaaaattaaaataagtagTTCCAAGCCATTGCGAACCTTCACATGCATTTTCTCGGCTTCGAATCaccccatatttttttttttataaattgaaagtATCCCTATATTAAGGGTTTGTTCATTTAGACCCCTAGAGAATGATTACTTATAATTACCTTTCCGCCCCATCTCtttcacatttgttttttttcacctttataTATGGGGAGGAGGTAgatgaatattatatatatccCTTTACCTCCTCTCCCCCCACCCCCgacctaaaataaaatagaataataataataaaaaaaacaatgtgctCCGGCTCAGTCATTACTTCAATGCCTTCAATGCCATCTATATGTCAAAAAAATCCATACTAGATTTGAAATTCACGTTATAGCgtgtcaatttaaattttttttaatataaaaagataattaagtgatgatagtattttaaaaaaaagtaagaaaaatagttcaggttattaatttaattatatctaataagattgtttaattttataatataatttaaatcgaAGACAATGATAACTAATGAGCATAAAAAACATCTgacaataattaactaaaaaataagtcatttatatcatataaggaatagaaagaaaagatttttGAAGATTCACTACCACTCCAGTATGGACATCTCACATGACTGAAAGAGTTTGTTGAGATGATTCAAACTTCATGGCAAAAGGATGCAAGATGACATCAAAAGAACTTGCATGGTTCACTAGAGTAATACCCTAGAAAAGCATATCGAACAAAACACAATGGAGTGAGTATTTGActatattcaattaattaattatatttaattcaagaataaaaattattttgagaaaatatatttaacaaagaacaaaaataaaaggacccCAGATGacccaatcaaataaaaaaaaacaagggataaAACAAAAGATgtaaaaagcatataaaaaacacAGAGCCTAatctccaataaaataaatatcaaatgataaaattaaaaaactattagcttaaaataatgataaaaaaaattaaagcaaccCCTAACGAGTGTTCTTAAACTAGCTTAGTTTCTCAAATTGCAACTCGTGAAATTTCAAAATGGACTTAACCAAGAAGCTCAAATCCAAATTAAATCAATGtcgaaggatgaaattgagtttaaaaaatatcaaactaaaaaatttggcaaagaaaagaaaaaaaaacaacaataaaaaaacgagAAAAAAATGATCGAGGGTGAAAtcgctaaaaaaataaaattataaaaattatcttaaatgatattaataggcaattaaaagaatggaaactaaatctgacaaataaaaaaaattaaatgaggatGGAAGTAGaactaattttgattttcataagttatttcaaataaaacaaataattaaaggtAAAGATGATGAAAGTTTTGCGAGTTATTCAGTTTTTTAATggtgtaattttaaaaaatcattgtatGGGTTCAATTGTGTTATATTGAGTTAAGGtttttatgatgaaaaataagGTGCATTGATGGAGATTTTGGTAATTAATAAATGTTTCTACAATGGTGAGTTGTTGATGACAACCAGAGATTAGTTTGCTTGGTTAAGATTGTTATACTAATTGTAGCTTGTAATGTTTTAAGGTAAAAAGTTTTGACCAAAAGAAAAGCTTTTTAATGGTTGATTGGTTATATAGGTTCTTGTTGTTGTGGCAGGGCAGTTGTTGAGGTTTTCTATAGTGGTTAGGCATAACTTAGGTGTATAGGTGGGGATATGAAATAGATGGAATTTGAACATATTGATGGATGCTTTTAAAATGGCTTGTTTATGGGATGTTTTGGCATGGTGGTGAGCTAGCATCTTGTTGATATTGGTGAAATaggattttaatttcatataagTTATGGTGTTGTTATTGACAAATTTAGTTAAAGTTATGTTTCTCATTTTCACAACACAATAAATGCAAGTGGTTTTGGCTAAATGTGTTTTCGTTCCATTTCTTGATGTTGTTCATATGTGAAGGACcaacatttattatttatgtttggaATTATCCTTTAAAAAGATGACCAGAAAAGGGGTTGTGACCCATCATCTCTAAGATCAGCTAAGCGTTTAGCTCAAACTCATATGGTTTAGCGAGCtaccaaactcatcatctttaGACTCAGCTAAACATTAAGTCCAAACGTATATGGGTATGGCAAGCTATCAGACCCATTATCTTCGGGCTTAACCAAGTGTTAAGCCTAGACATCTGTGGGTCTGGCGAGCTGCCAAACCTATCATGTTTGGGCTCAGTTAAGCGTGGAGCCCTGATATTGATGGGTCTGGCAAGCTGTCAGACTTATCATCTTTGGGCTTAGCCAAACACTAAGCCTATACGTATATGGGTGGTGCAATCTTCCCAACTCACCAGCGTTAAGCTTGTGCTCTTTTTAAACTCTAAAAGAATTTTCAGGGTATATTTTATCTTATAGATCAGAGATATTTTCATCCTAACAAGACAAATATTTTGTGAATACTTGAATCATTTCCCcttaaagaaagagaaagaccTTAATGGTTATAAATTGAACTGATGTAACTTCCACTAAACGGGTTGAGATTTTCTCCATTACAAATGGAATATATATTCAAAGATATTCTCATCCTGACAACATAGATATTTTACTGATGCTTGAGTCCTTTCCCCTCAAAGAAAAAGAGGGATCTTAAAAGCTATAAAATGAGCTGATGTAACTTTCATTAAAGGAGTTCAATTTTTCTCAATTACAAATGatatgtgtgtttgtgtgtgtgtgtgtgtgtgtggttatCTTTTAAACTATGACCGTTTTTTCTCTCAAACAATGTTAACTTAATTATCAAAAAGTCCCCAAACTCAAATAAGAGGGATCTTTTGTAGGTATCGAGCATAATCCACCAGCCACCTTGTCAAACAAGAATAGATTAAATTGCCAGAACTAGAAGATTAACCAAATATCCTAGATACCAATTTGGCCCACATATCCATGGGATAAAATCAGACCTCATCAATGACACTATTTGTGGGGAAATGATTATAAAGCCTTCAATTACTCTTTTAAGGCGAAGCTATTATCATCCCTAGTTACCATAAGAGTTGGAGCCTCAAGATTTTGGAAAGCTTTCAATGGGTACTTGAGGAATGTTGATTCAAACCATATAACTTCAAGAGTTATTGCCAGTTGAGGACTCCATCCAAGTTTCCAAACCTAATAGGGTAGATGATCCCTAAGTATAAGGGTTGCCTTCTCGTTTTTCAgtcatattttcataaaaacctAATGAATTATATTGATCTAGTAGGAGTTCTTTAGGTGACCATCCAAAAAACATCTATTAAAGTAAAAGTCATTCAATCCCTTCTTTAGCGTCTAAAATATAATCTTGATAAAAGTGTTATTCTAGTTGATTATACCTCGATGGAAGATAAAAATGTATTATGGTCAATAACTAAGaatgaaaatttataatattaattgtaTTGTTCAAAGTAACAATACTTCCCACTCTCCAGGTTCTCTTCCGGGATATAAGCCCCTCAACTTTCCAATGATGGGATTAATTCACTCTTCCTAGTGTGATAACATATTAACTTTGGAAGGAATGAGCATCTCCCTAGTGCTATAACTTAATGTATATCAGAAAGGATTAACATGGTTTTTCTAGTGCGATCGCACCTCTCTTTAAGAATGAGATGAAAACTACATCTATAACATGGACAAATATGTTCTCCTTGGAATACAAGCCCCTTAACCTTCCAATGATAAGATGGATTCACTCTCTTTAGTCCAATAACATATTTACTTTAGAAGAAACAAATGTCTCTGTAATGTTTTGGCATAATTTACCATGAAAAGGATTGATATGGTCTCCTTAGTATGATTGCACCTCTCTCTAAGAATGGGATGGACACTAGATTGGCATGGTCTCCCTAGTGCGATCACACCTCTCTTCAAGGATGAGATAGGCACTGCCTCAGCTAAATTGCTTTGTTCTTTTTGCAACAATAGTTGTAAGCCCCTCCATAGGTTAAATTTGAAGCTTCTCAATGAAAATTCTTATCTGAAGGCTTCTTAACAACTTATAACGGATACATCTAAACTAATAAGAGGATGCCTGTAAATGACATTTCTTTTTGGTTCTATGAAACCAAAATCCTCCTAAACCTTGCTAAGGTTAGATGATTTGCCGCCCCTCGCTATAAATGTTAACTAAGTATGGGTGTTGGACCTATAAATGTAAGACCCAAAGTTTTGACCCAAACTCAAACTTATGTTAGCCCAAAcccaacctaagttaacctagGTATATAAGAAAAAGTTACAAGggaatcaattttttcttttctaatttttatggCCATCATAACCCTCCCCTCATCAAACCAAATATTTCAGTTTTTGATCTTGAGTTTTGGATTCAAGAAGGGTGGAAATAGCAAGTAAGTCATTCTCTTTCATATTACTTTTGATTATGATTTGTTTATGAAaggattaaataaaagattaggGTTTATAAGGATTTTAAGTTCATGttgttaaaattgatttataattattaagggtttaatgttaagtaattgattttgaatatGTTGTTAGAAATAAGGATTTGTGAGTTGATttctttaaattgatttttatgggttaagaaattcatttcaaCCTTGCTGAAAAATCTAGACAAAATGttcttgaggttgaagatgataaaattttaatttggtccttgatttatgaaaattatagtttagtccctaaactttggaaaaattataatttgaaccCTAAATGTATTTTGAGATTCTGGACAGTTTTATTATGAGGTTAAGTATGATGAATCTCAtttttgataattgatttggaatattttcagtttggtccctcaattttgagAATTTACATTTGAGTCCCTGAACTTTGTGAAAATTATAGTTCAATCCCTGGTTTGTTCTAGATAGAATTTAGAATGGTTTATGGGTGAAATTTTAGTACGGTTATGTATTTACAATTTGGTCtagttttggtaaaattatgttttggtgcctattttgaaaaattattgttttagtacCTAAACCTAGGAGAGTAAAcctgattttcttttatattaattatagatTCTCCTAACGATCCTCAATAGAATTTTCGGGTCTTTTCATCTGATATTccttttaatctatattttttcgGATGAGTggaataatctttaatatgtatataatataaataaatatgtatattGATTATATCATGAGTACGACTAGTTAAtctcttgaatatttatatatgttactTTATTTTCCAagtactcatttattcttgaatttacaCTCGCGTTCTGTTGaactaaattctatttgatatgatatacatTTCTTTGATGATTATATGAGTATCTATTATGTCTTGATAACTACATGCTAACAGAGAGTAGTTAGCCTATGTGCACATAGTACTCtgtatacctagctggtgagagagGCATCAGTCTGTGCcaactgatcatcccacagtggtCACCTTCAGGTGTCATCtagtcaccttcgggtgtcatctaatctctgacatgtattccactactttatgataatatgtttagtacgtatatgtatatgtatatcaagataaatcgacttgcaaactattaatataaaacatatctaaaatgtatattaatatttttccctCACTGAGTTAgttgaactcacccctcattcttaatattatttcagattCTTAGTTTCTAATAGCAGGTGAACTTTGTTAAGTGTTCTTGTTTCTTCAATTTTGGCTGGTATGCCTTGTTTATTGTGCGAggctttccttttagttttgattcgatGTCTTAGACGCTCCATTGTTACCTTATTTTCATTAAGTTTAGATttttgacaatgtaatgagtattatgaattattattattatttttaattactgatGAAACGTTTTGAACTATCATTTGGTTTCattagttttaaataatataatattttaaaagattatgaaatgctgcgtatttttaaataacttattcttttgatatgtcCGTTTTGAGGCTTTGCGTAGGTTGGGTGTCATTTAACACTACTCATGCGTTGCCGGTCATGGACCCGAGATTCGAGTTgtaacaataaatatttaactaaatataaacaTTAGACCCCAAAATCTTCAACTACATATGGTCATTGGACCTAGaaatgtttaaataaatataggCGTTAGACCAAAAAATGTTCAACTAAGTATGGGCATTAGACTCGGAAATGTTTATCTGAGTGGGAACAAGTCTGTGAAATAAGGGACTAACACTAAATGGTAAGCTGTACTAAAATCCACCTGTATTTCCCTTGAAAGATTAAAGAAGTACAATTTAAACATGACAAGGAATATATTATCTCCCACCGTCTTAGTCGAAGCCGCCaaccctttaaaaaaatcttggaaaTCCTTAAGAAAGTCCCTTAAAGCCTTCAACTTCACCCAGGAACACTAGGCTTCAAGAAGCTTCTGTCTTAGGGGAACCACCTAGTCAACAAAAggttttaagtgttttttccCTAAATCCTAACTTAAGGGTAATGCCTTGTGCTTGGTCTTTTTGCATGGAATGAGCCATCTTAATGCTATATAGTTTGGCCTCTATATTGGCTTTTCCTCCTTGCAACTACTCAAAGGTAACTTGATTTGCCTTGTTCACATATGCGACCTTTCTCACATAAACTCTTTTGTTCACATATGGAAGTACATCTTAAAGGTCTACCAAggataaatgttaaaaatagtaATCATCAAACcaaatcagaaataaaaaaaatataggagaaTTTCTTAGATTAAAAGTTATCTCGCTAGTTAAAGCCAAATAATGGTGGAAGTTTTCATCAGACATCTCGAATATGTCTGACGGGATGGTAAAGACTTTCTCCAACACTTTATCCACCTCAAGATCAGCCTTTATGAAGCCTATTTTTCCTCTCACCATATCCTTCATGAGTTGCCTCTCCTTATCTATTAGGAGTGGAAAATCAAAATGATTACGATTAAGAGccaaattagagaaaaaatctTTGAACTCCTTAATGCCCGACCTGGTAGAAGTCCTAGTTGTCGCTTTATCAGTTGATAAGGTAGGAAGTTGAGGCAGAGGAAATACCATCGTAGAAGCCTCTATCAGTGGGACTAGAGCACGAGCAACCACTGGTATAGAGACTCTTCTCCACTTAAAATGGGTGGCAGCACCACAATCTAGAtaagggaagatcatgaccccTACCTTTTATAAAGGTTATGGCCTTCACCACTATCTCTCCATAGGCAGAGCCCTCCGGAGAAGGGAGATCCTCAACAATTAAAGGGAAGTATCCATCACCTCTTTACCTCTGCCTCCATTAGCTTCATGAGACGAAGACCCTAAGACaaatcctttgttagaaggtcgTCTTAAAgcttctctttctccttcagCTATTAGTCATGTAAGGACAAACGAGGGTtagatttttgtttataataaagtaaaaataaagaaagaggaaaagcAGGGTAGCAACATACCTTGCAAAATAGCTTGATAATATCATTTGCCCATTCTATTGACTTCATAATCAGTTAAAGTCGAATCCATTATGACGCAGTCTTTCTCCTCATTCGAGCTTAGATGAGGCTTGTTGTTTACTTTGTGAGAGGAACCTTCTAATAGTGGGAATAACCCCATATTGATTGTAGTCCTTTTGTGGGATCGACTGTCCTAACGTATCTTATGACCAACCATCTCCCCCTTCACTTCTTGATATGTGTTGGCTTCCtagttaatatgttttttatagtgttattattttattattgaaggtAAGGAACCATCACatgttgattagtacttaaaagtgcatttttatcaaggttttatatcatcattttgcacttaaagtatcaataactccttaactaaagtatgttttataataacatatctaattatataagatacctttaatttatggtaaatgatgatcttaaatgcaggcctatcacataaatgaaagaattgattgatgagttgaagtactgaaattgaaaggacaaaaagatggccaaagagatgctggtgcagtccaaactggaacatagtTCGGTAATTgagtcatatc from the Populus nigra chromosome 9, ddPopNigr1.1, whole genome shotgun sequence genome contains:
- the LOC133703799 gene encoding G-type lectin S-receptor-like serine/threonine-protein kinase At4g27290, with the translated sequence MRVPAEHCILVLLFCSSLLLIVDTATAIDTINTTHSIRDGDTIVSAEGTYVLGFFSPGESKNRYVGIWYGKIPVKTIVWVANRETPLNDSSGLLRLTDLGILVILNQNGTIIWSSNSSRSASNPAAQLLDSGNLVVKEQGDSLENSLWQSFEHPTDTILPGMKLGRNRITGMEWYMTSWKSPDDPSRGNFTCILIPHGYPELVLKQGSKMKYRSGPWDGLRFSGIPNLKPNPIYKFEFVISEEEIFYRESLVDKSMLWRFMTDQNGDIPSLAWIEQTQSWLLYETANTDNCDRYALCGANGLCNIQSSPVCECFDGFVPKVPTDWAVTVWSSGCVRRTPLNCSGDGFRKLSGVKMPETKESWFDKSLDLEECKNTCLKNCSCTAYSNMDIRGGGSGCLLWFGDLIDNRRFSENEQNIYIRMAASELDNGDGAEINANSNVKKIIIISTLSTGIFLLGLVLVLYVWRRKHQEKGQSTGALERRSNNKHKKEDLKLPLFDLDALACATDNFSADNKLGEGGFGSVYKGTLTDGREIAVKRLSKNSRQGIGEFKTEVEYIVKFQHRNLVQLLGCCFEGDEKMLIYEFLPNKSLDFYIFNETEDTLLDWPTRYNIINGIARGLLYLHQDSRLRVIHRDLKASNILLDYELNPKISDFGLARSFGGNEIEANTIKVAGTYGYISPEYAIEGLYSVKSDVFSFGVLVLEIVSGYRNRGFSHPEHSLNLLGHAWRLFREGRSMELVRQSIIEACNLAQVLRSIHVALLCVQDNREDRPDMSYVVLMLSNDNTLPQPKHPGFFIERDPAEASSTSEGTADSANKCSITVLQAR